The window CGCCGGTCAAGCGCTGGCTGGAACGCTGGCGGGGCGTATGATTGACCGGCGGAATGAGTACGGTTACTGTAGTGGCCCTTGGTTCACAATACCGGTTTTTGTTGGGCTTGAACGGCGGCCGGGTTGAAAGGCACCGTTTCAGCCTGCAGCCGGGGCGGATTGACAGTAAGGAGGCACAAAAAATATAATTCTTCGTAGTATCATCCTTCTTGACACGGGGGCGTGAACACGGAATGTGTGAAGCAAACGCATATCTTTTGACTACGGACGGCGAGGAACTGATCCTGGAATCGGTGGACCGGGTGGTGCCGCATGAGGACGGGCTCCTGCTGGAGGACATTTTCGGCCGGCGCAAGATTATCAACGCCCGGATTCGTGAACTGGCCCTGGTGGATCACAAGATCATCCTGGAGCGCGGGTAGCGGTCTTTGCCGGAACCGTCGTGGAGGTGAGGGATCCTGTGCTGGAATTGCGCTCCGGACAGCTGAGCCTGGAAGACCTTGATGGGCCACAGGCGCTGGAAGACCTGCGGGAAATGATGTCCGACTGCCGGGAGTGCGGCCTGCACGCGGGCCGGACAAACTTGGTATTCGGGGAAGGCCACCCCCGGGCGCGGCTGATGTTGATCGGCGAAGGGCCCGGGGCCGAGGAGGACCGCCTGGGGCGGCCCTTTGTCGGTGCCGCCGGCCGACTCCTGGACCGGATCCTGGACGCCGCCGGACTTGCGCGCACCGAGGTGTACATTGCCAACGTGGTCAAGTGCCGGCCTCCCGGCAACCGGGTGCCCAACCGGGAAGAGGCGCAAGCCTGCCTCCGTTGGCTCCGGAAGCAGTTTTCCCTGATCGGACCCCCGCTGGTGGTTATCCTGGGCAGTACCGCGCTGAAAAACCTGATCGATCCCGGAGCTTCCATCACGGCCTGGCGGGGGCAGTGGATTGTCCGGGGCCGCGTGCGTTTCATGCCCACCTACCATCCCGCGGCGCTCCTCCGGGACCCGGGCAAGAAACGCGACGTGTGGCGTGATTTCCAGCTGATC is drawn from Candidatus Desulforudis audaxviator MP104C and contains these coding sequences:
- a CDS encoding CooT family nickel-binding protein gives rise to the protein MCEANAYLLTTDGEELILESVDRVVPHEDGLLLEDIFGRRKIINARIRELALVDHKIILERG
- a CDS encoding uracil-DNA glycosylase, yielding MLELRSGQLSLEDLDGPQALEDLREMMSDCRECGLHAGRTNLVFGEGHPRARLMLIGEGPGAEEDRLGRPFVGAAGRLLDRILDAAGLARTEVYIANVVKCRPPGNRVPNREEAQACLRWLRKQFSLIGPPLVVILGSTALKNLIDPGASITAWRGQWIVRGRVRFMPTYHPAALLRDPGKKRDVWRDFQLIRDAYREIVPLKNDLS